In the Ipomoea triloba cultivar NCNSP0323 chromosome 6, ASM357664v1 genome, one interval contains:
- the LOC116023571 gene encoding protein LSM14 homolog B-A-like yields the protein MAEEAAIKAAADSCIGSLISLTTKSGMRYEGSMLHVDAQECTIALHNVKSFGTEGRRPVFVVSPSDKIYDYIVFDGNDIKDVRVISSPSSPPSVPSLLDDPAIIESRDSLPPPMHTGLLASTSAVKAPNQQFTKEAAASIIPGLLPVPSTSLMNKVSRKFVLPSDLLPNVAAAASLSLQSSLGQVATPQSGFSPVSGPLSPNYPHGVLSGVIMGSASKTADNVSAVPASRVYSLVSGRKPDDGFQSEISSGFQSEKMKKAFGLLRLCSKKSEDGEGGSRSVGLE from the exons ATGGCGGAAGAGGCGGCCATTAAAGCTGCTGCGGATTCTTGCATTGGAAGTCTCATAAGCTTAACAACGAAGTCTGGTATGAGATACGAAGGCTCTATGCTTCACGTCGACGCTCAGGAATGCACCATAGCCCTTCACAATG TGAAATCTTTTGGAACCGAGGGACGAAGGCCTGTTTTTGTCGTTTCTCCAAGCGACAAAATCTACGACTACATAGTTTTCGATGGCAATGATATCAAG GATGTGCGCGTTATATCTTCGCCATCTTCTCCACCAAGTGTCCCATCTCTGCTTGATGATCCTGCTATAATCGAG TCTCGCGATTCACTTCCTCCACCGATGCATACTGGCTTGTTGGCATCTACTAGTGCTGTTAAAGCACCTAATCAGCAGTTTACTAAAGAAGCTGCTGCTTCTATTATTCCTGGACTACTACCTGTCCCTAGTACATCTCTGATGAACAAGGTGTCAAGAAAGTTTGTCTTGCCCTCAGATTTGCTTCCTAATGTGGCTGCTGCAGCTTCACTGTCTCTGCAATCCAGTCTTGGACAGGTTGCTACTCCACAATCTGGGTTTTCACCTGTCTCTGGACCTCTCTCACCAAATTATCCACATGGTGTTCTTTCTGGAGTGATAATGGGTTCTGCTTCGAAAACTGCTGACAATGTCAGTGCTGTTCCAGCTTCG AGAGTCTACTCTCTGGTTTCTGGTCGGAAACCAGATGATGGTTTTCAATCGGAAATAAGCTCTGGTTTTCAATCGGAAAAGATGAAGAAGGCCTTTGGTTTGTTGCGATTGTGTAGCAAGAAGAGTGAAGATGGAGAAGGAGGGAGTAGATCAGTTGGTTTAGAATAG